One window from the genome of Tachysurus vachellii isolate PV-2020 chromosome 5, HZAU_Pvac_v1, whole genome shotgun sequence encodes:
- the LOC132845627 gene encoding vesicle-associated membrane protein-associated protein A-like: MSKLEQVLILEPPSDLKFKGPFTDVVTTNLKLRNPSDKKVCFKVKTTAPRRYCVRPNSGSIDPGSSVIISVMLQPFDYDPNEKSKHKFMVQSVYAPLNITDLEAVWKDAKPDDLMDSKLRCVFELPSENDKMNDVDPTKAAPVLNSSKADSTSAAKPSSMDDTEMRKLMEECKRLQSEVSKLGDENRQLKDEGLRMRKVQRSENMVSNTAAMVRKETSSKSLPSLLVVIAAIFIGFFLGKFVL, encoded by the exons ATGTCTAAACTAGAGCAAGTATTAATTCTTGAACCGCCGTCTGACCTGAAATTCAAAG GCCCATTCACAGATGTCGTGACTACCAACCTCAAGCTCCGAAATCCATCTGACAAGAAAGTGTGCTTCAAAGTGAAGACAACTGCTCCACGTCGCTACTGCGTGCGGCCTAACAGTGGCTCCATTGATCCTGGTTCCTCAGTCATTATATCTG taATGCTGCAGCCTTTTGACTATGACCCAaatgaaaaaagtaaacataaatTCATGGTGCAGAGCGTTTATGCACCACTCAACATAACCGACCTGGAAGCAGTg TGGAAGGATGCAAAGCCAGACGATCTTATGGACTCTAAGCTCAGATGTGTTTTTGAGCTTCCTtcagaaaatgataaaatg AATGACGTAGACCCAACCAAAGCTGCCCCCGTCCTTAACTCCTCCAAGGCAGACAGCACATCAGCAGCCAAGCCCAGCAGCATGGATGACACAGAGATGAGAAAGCTGATGGAGGAGTGCAAGAGGCTGCAATCAGAAGTGAGCAAACTGGGAGATGAGAACCGACAACTTAAG gatGAAGGTCTGCGGATGAGGAAGGTCCAGCGCTCAGAAAACATGGTCTCAAACACGGCAGCCATGGTGAGGAAGGAAACCAGTTCCAAATCGCTCCCCTCACTGCTTGTTGTTATTGCAGCTATCTTCATTGGATTCTTCTTGGGGAAGTTTGTGTTGTAG
- the LOC132845622 gene encoding protein APCDD1-like has protein sequence MFFCYTTSTTILLLLLFLLSAGWCENLPHKLVKFTPVQLDKTYGKLYKHNQCHYMLKHLQDGEQISVQMPPDIAGRWVSESCEVRSGPEFLTRSYHFFSNHTFQALQFYYRDNHCTKPSYTLLIEGSLHPRQASWLVRGGTESEYQLRRVLLVSHSLPVAKDLQVKLEMSCGLTENLEPELIYELWVEGSDRDCTHGLDFSMQELQLLRVERRFRPSETDRQAEELFVGDVHTEHTQRRNYRPIGYQPPLQNVKTYDNSCIACQIISVGDLHHPPVLPSRTDHPLRLYGNWVSKRCEVRPGVLFLTRHFVFHKDSNIWEGHYYHYSDPVCRHPTFSISAKGHYSPGIPSTKVIGGTEYTFTVTQMKVTPMDVATTSLLNVFSGDECGKHGSWKLGVQQDVTPTSGCAALGIRLPHTEYELFYMGQDSAGHHLLFNGQRPTNGSSPDQPSRRATSYQPPLIHCSSGQKGVGKEGNHHFRLSNRWNTQPQYLVYTLIWVTLFFSVI, from the exons ATGTTTTTTTGCTACACGACGAGCACgaccatcctcctcctcctcctcttcctcctgagTGCTG GTTGGTGTGAAAATTTGCCTCATAAGTTGGTGAAGTTCACACCAGTACAGCTGGACAAGACTTACGGGAAGCTCTACAAACATAATCAATGCCACTACATGCTCAAACACCTTCAAGACGGAGAGCAGATCAGTGTGCAAATGCCTCCTGATATTGCTGGACGCTGGGTATCTGAAAG CTGTGAAGTGAGATCCGGACCAGAGTTCCTCACTCGATCTTACCACTTCTTCTCAAACCACACCTTCCAGGCCCTTCAGTTCTATTACAGGGACAACCACTGCACAAAGCCAAGCTACACACTCCTCATCGAAGGCAGTCTGCACCCCCGTCAAGCATCGTGGCTTGTCCGTGGAGGCACAGAGTCAGAGTACCAGCTGAGGCGAGTACTACTGGTTAGCCACAGCCTGCCAGTGGCCAAAGATCTCCAGGTAAAACTGGagatgtcctgtggtctgacaGAGAACCTGGAGCCAGAACTGATCTATGAGTTGTGGGTAGAGGGCTCTGATCGTGACTGCACCCACGGCTTAGACTTCAGCATGCAGGAGCTGCAGCTGTTACGCGTAGAGAGGCGCTTTCGGCCCAGCGAGACAGATAGACAAGCGGAGGAGTTGTTTGTGGGTGATGtgcacacagagcacacacagagGCGAAACTACAGGCCCATAGGCTATCAGCCCCCCCTGCAGAACGTCAAG acTTATGACAACAGCTGTATCGCCTGCCAGATCATCTCTGTAGGAGATTTACATCATCCACCAGTTCTGCCATCTCGGACTGACCACCCCCTGCGTCTCTACGGAAACTGGGTCAGTAAACGGTGTGAGGTTCGCCCAGGGGTGCTCTTCCTCACACGTCATTTTGTCTTCCACAAGGATAGCAACATTTGGGAGGGCCATTATTACCACTACTCGGACCCAGTCTGCAGGCATCCCACATTCAGCATCTCTGCTAAAGGACACTACAGCCCAGGCATTCCCTCCACTAAAGTCATAGGAGGCACTGAATACACATTCACAG TGACCCAGATGAAGGTTACGCCAATGGACGTGGCCACTACTTCTCTCCTGAATGTCTTCAGTGGTGATGAATGTGGAAAACACGGCTCCTGGAAGCTGGGAGTCCAACAGGATGTTACTCCAACATCAGGCTGTGCTGCCCTAGGCATACGTCTGCCTCACACTGAATATGAACTTTTCTACATGGGACAAGATTCAGCTGGACACCATCTCCTCTTTAATGGACAGAGACCTACAAATGGCTCAAGTCCTGACCAGCCTTCCAGACGTGCCACATCCTACCAGCCGCCATTGATCCACTGCAGCTCTGGACAGAAAGGTGTTGGAAAGGAGGGAAACCATCATTTCAGGCTTAGTAATAGATGGAACACACAGCCCCAGTACCTGGTATATACCCTCATTTGGGTCacacttttcttttcagttATATAA